One genomic segment of Synechocystis sp. LKSZ1 includes these proteins:
- a CDS encoding fatty acid desaturase, whose translation MQLKNPPLTSQKINSANKELPFTLQDLKTAIPAECFEPSTGRSLAYFFADLGIVAGLYALAAYLDSWYLYPIFWLAQGTMFWALFVVGHDCGHGSFSRSKWLNNLIGHLAHTPILVPYHGWRISHRTHHANTGNIDTDESWYPVTETKYEEMTWYEKLFRFYLPLLAYPLYLFKRSPNREGSHFFPNSPLFRPSEKADVLTSSLCWLAMVAFLGVLTVQFGWLFLLKFYLVPYVIFVIWLDLVTFLHHTEADIPWYRGEDWYFLKGALSTIDRDYGFINPIHHHIGTHVAHHIFSNMPHYHLKTATAAIKPILGDYYRCSDESIWKSFWRSYWTCHFVPNLGSPVFYQSRSQAKKA comes from the coding sequence GTGCAACTCAAAAATCCACCCTTGACCAGCCAAAAGATTAATTCTGCTAACAAAGAACTTCCCTTCACCTTGCAAGACCTCAAAACCGCGATCCCCGCAGAATGTTTTGAACCGTCTACCGGCCGTTCTCTGGCCTATTTTTTTGCTGACCTCGGTATTGTTGCTGGCCTGTATGCCTTAGCCGCCTACCTCGATTCCTGGTACCTTTACCCGATTTTCTGGCTGGCCCAAGGCACCATGTTTTGGGCCTTGTTTGTGGTAGGCCATGACTGTGGCCATGGTTCCTTTTCCCGCTCCAAGTGGCTCAACAATTTGATTGGCCACCTGGCCCATACCCCCATCCTGGTTCCCTACCATGGTTGGCGCATTAGCCACCGTACCCACCATGCCAATACCGGCAATATCGACACCGATGAAAGTTGGTATCCGGTGACAGAAACGAAGTACGAAGAAATGACCTGGTATGAAAAGCTATTTCGTTTCTACCTACCTTTGCTAGCCTATCCCCTCTATCTTTTCAAGCGTTCTCCCAACCGGGAAGGCTCCCATTTTTTCCCCAATAGCCCCCTCTTTCGTCCTTCCGAAAAAGCAGATGTGCTCACCAGTTCTCTGTGCTGGTTAGCCATGGTGGCATTTTTGGGCGTTTTAACCGTCCAGTTTGGTTGGCTATTTTTACTCAAGTTTTACCTCGTTCCCTACGTTATCTTTGTGATTTGGTTAGACTTGGTGACGTTTTTACACCACACCGAAGCGGATATTCCTTGGTATCGCGGGGAAGATTGGTATTTCCTGAAAGGGGCCCTGTCCACTATTGACCGGGACTATGGTTTTATTAATCCGATCCATCACCACATTGGTACCCACGTGGCCCACCATATTTTTTCCAATATGCCCCACTACCACCTCAAAACCGCGACGGCAGCCATTAAACCGATCCTAGGGGATTACTATCGTTGCTCCGATGAATCGATCTGGAAAAGCTTCTGGCGCTCCTACTGGACTTGTCATTTTGTCCCTAACCTTGGCTCTCCGGTGTTCTATCAATCCCGCTCCCAGGCCAAGAAGGCTTAA
- a CDS encoding response regulator — protein sequence MQLSSSEISQSSQNLVHHLSRLQKSKFSGLVKVSATALPNSHRELTCFLAFQDGCLTLVERTIPSPSEFVHLIAQWLKVGYADSLMEYASRRTNATSVWELLDTIIGTRAFSWEDIERVATERMIILLEQIMPYSCAVAVEEETFFDMGYGSDRHGIDCSSILQKIAQRQQVWRQYLSAIPSLDAIPRLRSGVLGTIHHHPTRQHLQQWVDGRRSFMDIAEALHQDPLTLAPLYYRWTNERLLDFLQGEMAVQSQALPVVLSVDDSPIVQAMIRRSLCEDYEVISASSAMDALGVLNRREVSLILLDVTMPEIDGLEFCRTIRKLHKFKDTPVIMLTAKDGLIDRAKGHMAGTNRYLTKPINKDQLLSTVKEFV from the coding sequence ATGCAACTTTCATCCTCAGAGATCTCCCAATCCTCCCAGAACTTGGTTCATCACCTTTCCCGGTTGCAGAAATCTAAATTTTCTGGCTTAGTTAAAGTCTCTGCCACGGCCCTGCCAAATAGCCATCGGGAACTGACTTGTTTTCTGGCTTTCCAGGATGGATGTCTGACGCTGGTTGAAAGAACAATCCCGAGTCCGAGTGAATTCGTTCACCTGATTGCCCAGTGGCTTAAGGTGGGTTACGCCGATTCCTTGATGGAATATGCTTCCCGACGTACCAATGCGACCTCGGTATGGGAACTGCTAGATACCATTATTGGGACAAGGGCCTTTAGCTGGGAGGATATCGAACGAGTCGCCACGGAACGCATGATTATTTTGCTAGAGCAAATAATGCCCTATTCCTGTGCCGTGGCCGTGGAGGAGGAAACATTCTTTGATATGGGCTATGGCTCGGATCGTCATGGCATTGATTGTAGTAGCATCCTACAGAAAATAGCCCAGCGACAACAGGTTTGGCGCCAATACCTATCGGCGATTCCCTCCCTAGATGCCATCCCTCGTCTCAGATCAGGGGTTTTAGGCACCATCCACCACCATCCAACGCGGCAACACCTCCAGCAGTGGGTCGATGGACGGCGTTCTTTTATGGATATTGCAGAAGCTCTACATCAAGATCCCTTGACCTTGGCGCCTCTCTACTATCGGTGGACAAATGAACGCCTACTAGACTTCCTGCAGGGCGAGATGGCTGTGCAGTCCCAGGCCCTGCCAGTGGTTTTGAGTGTGGATGATAGCCCGATTGTCCAGGCAATGATTCGCCGCAGTTTGTGCGAAGACTACGAAGTGATTTCGGCGAGTAGTGCCATGGATGCCCTGGGAGTGCTGAATCGTCGGGAGGTCTCCTTGATTTTGCTAGATGTGACCATGCCGGAAATTGACGGTTTGGAATTTTGTCGGACGATTCGCAAACTCCACAAATTTAAGGATACGCCAGTGATTATGCTCACGGCCAAGGATGGCCTAATTGACCGAGCCAAGGGCCACATGGCCGGCACCAATCGTTATCTCACCAAGCCGATTAATAAAGACCAATTGCTCAGCACGGTTAAGGAGTTTGTTTAG
- a CDS encoding NAD-dependent epimerase/dehydratase family protein has translation MRILIMGGTRFIGVYLTKVLVDQGHEVVLFNRGKRPAPLPGLQEIQGDRQDIDQLKAKLAGESFDAIFDNNGRELADTQPLVELFQGRVQHFVYVSSAGVYLKSDQMPHREGDPIDPNSRHRGKFETEAYLSESGIPWTSVRPTYIYGPQNYNDLEAWFFDRLVHDRPIPIPGQGQHFTQFGHVQDLALAMAAILGNSQAIGQIYNISGDRYVTFDGLARACAQAVGKDPQQLKLVHYNPKQFDFGKRKAFPLRVQHFFADITKAQQELAWQPQFDLVTGLQDSFENDYCPSGRQDQQPDFSLDDEILARVAGA, from the coding sequence ATGCGTATTTTGATCATGGGAGGAACCCGCTTTATTGGGGTTTATCTCACTAAAGTCTTAGTTGACCAGGGCCATGAGGTCGTCCTTTTCAATCGGGGAAAACGCCCCGCTCCTCTCCCAGGCCTGCAAGAGATTCAGGGCGACCGTCAGGATATAGATCAACTGAAAGCCAAATTGGCAGGGGAATCCTTTGATGCCATTTTTGATAATAATGGCCGGGAGTTGGCGGATACCCAACCCTTGGTGGAGCTATTCCAGGGCCGTGTCCAGCACTTTGTTTACGTCAGTTCGGCAGGAGTTTATCTCAAGTCTGACCAGATGCCCCACCGGGAAGGCGACCCCATCGATCCCAACAGTCGCCACCGGGGTAAATTTGAAACCGAGGCCTACCTCTCGGAGAGTGGTATTCCCTGGACTTCCGTGCGGCCCACCTATATCTATGGCCCTCAAAATTACAACGATCTAGAGGCTTGGTTTTTTGACCGTCTTGTCCACGACCGGCCCATTCCCATTCCTGGCCAGGGCCAACACTTTACCCAGTTTGGCCATGTACAAGACCTGGCTTTGGCCATGGCGGCTATTCTTGGCAATTCCCAGGCCATTGGCCAGATCTATAATATCTCTGGCGACCGCTACGTCACCTTTGATGGTCTAGCTCGGGCCTGTGCCCAGGCCGTTGGCAAAGATCCCCAGCAGCTCAAACTGGTTCACTACAACCCCAAACAGTTTGACTTTGGCAAACGGAAGGCCTTTCCCCTGCGAGTGCAACACTTTTTTGCAGACATTACTAAAGCCCAGCAGGAATTGGCCTGGCAACCCCAGTTTGACCTCGTGACGGGGCTACAGGATTCCTTTGAGAATGATTATTGTCCATCGGGCCGCCAAGACCAGCAACCCGACTTTAGTCTAGATGACGAAATCTTGGCACGGGTCGCAGGGGCCTAA
- the upp gene encoding uracil phosphoribosyltransferase — MASQLRVYVPDHPLIKHWLGIARDQTTPPVLFKTAMTELGRWLTYEATRYWFLTLETTVQTPLTEAPATFINPETPLAVVPILRAGLSLLDGAQTLLPLASVYHLGMVRDEVSLHPSCYFNRLPERFTTGTQVVILDPMLATGGTLMVALQELTQRGADPALMRVISVIAAPPALQQLSNAYPSLTIYAAMIDQGLNEKGYIVPGLGDAGDRAFGT, encoded by the coding sequence ATGGCCTCCCAACTCCGTGTTTATGTCCCCGACCATCCCTTGATCAAACATTGGCTGGGCATTGCACGGGATCAGACAACACCACCGGTTTTATTCAAAACAGCGATGACGGAACTGGGCCGCTGGCTGACCTACGAGGCCACCCGCTACTGGTTTCTGACCCTAGAAACGACGGTGCAAACGCCCCTAACCGAGGCCCCTGCGACCTTTATTAACCCGGAAACGCCCCTGGCCGTTGTGCCAATCCTCCGAGCCGGCCTGTCCCTGCTCGATGGGGCCCAGACCCTCCTGCCCTTGGCTTCGGTGTACCATTTGGGTATGGTGCGGGATGAAGTGAGTCTCCATCCCTCTTGCTATTTCAACCGTCTACCGGAACGGTTTACCACTGGAACCCAAGTAGTGATTCTTGACCCGATGTTAGCTACGGGGGGAACCCTAATGGTGGCCCTCCAGGAGTTGACCCAACGGGGAGCCGACCCGGCCCTGATGCGGGTAATTTCGGTGATTGCTGCACCGCCGGCTCTGCAACAATTGAGTAACGCCTATCCTAGTTTGACGATCTACGCCGCTATGATTGATCAAGGATTAAATGAAAAGGGCTATATTGTTCCCGGTTTAGGAGATGCGGGAGACCGGGCCTTCGGCACCTAG
- a CDS encoding exopolysaccharide biosynthesis protein — translation MNFKFSQDIEALLTLVAQKSLTLKDILNVTAERGFCLLIAFLALPFIFPIPPGLTGVAGVVILLLSGQMLLGFHRPWLPAQMARASFPTALAQHLLKHIKRLTKILERVTRPRLMVLATHPYIWRLNGLVLAWLTVLLILPIPLTNPFPAIGILLLTVAMLEADGLLMCFAYGWTFSITLGIYLLGAKLWSLAF, via the coding sequence ATGAACTTCAAATTTTCCCAGGATATTGAGGCCCTGTTGACCCTCGTGGCCCAAAAATCCCTGACCTTAAAGGATATCCTCAACGTCACGGCGGAACGAGGCTTTTGTCTGCTGATTGCTTTCTTGGCCTTGCCCTTTATTTTTCCCATTCCCCCCGGCCTAACGGGAGTGGCGGGAGTCGTCATTCTCTTACTGTCGGGGCAAATGCTGTTAGGCTTCCATCGGCCCTGGTTACCGGCCCAGATGGCTCGGGCGTCTTTTCCCACGGCCCTTGCCCAGCATCTCCTCAAACATATCAAGCGCTTAACCAAGATTTTGGAACGAGTGACGCGGCCCCGTTTAATGGTTTTGGCGACCCATCCCTACATTTGGCGATTGAATGGCCTGGTTTTGGCCTGGTTAACGGTTCTGCTGATCCTGCCGATTCCTCTAACCAATCCATTTCCAGCCATTGGTATTTTATTACTCACGGTGGCCATGCTAGAGGCCGACGGCCTGCTGATGTGCTTTGCCTACGGTTGGACGTTTAGCATTACCTTGGGCATTTATCTGTTGGGGGCCAAGCTCTGGTCCTTGGCCTTTTAA
- a CDS encoding ribonucleotide-diphosphate reductase subunit beta, with product MLLAEPTASAAMPITPIFNPTGDDSVAHRTIWFGNTTNLMQLNDVRYNWAVGLYQQMRENFWIPQRLDITQDVTDYWNLTDEERYAFDGILSYLTFLDSVQTCNIPHLKSSITAPEISLCMAEQISQEGMHNQSYQYMIETIIPMERRNDVYGFWRTDKVLKERCEFIAGLYQQYVDQPTQENYFVALLADYLLEGLYFYNGFIYFYNLASRMLMPGSADIFKMINRDELSHVRLYQKLIPEAMQVFPHSLEQIYEMFAGAVEYECAWTNHIVGDNILGITEASTEQYTKYLANSRLRAIGLEPLYKEAKYSKSPYTHLERFSDTKKEAHTKANFFEATVTSYVMSSGITGWDEI from the coding sequence ATGCTGTTAGCCGAGCCGACTGCCTCCGCCGCGATGCCCATTACGCCCATCTTTAATCCCACGGGAGATGATTCCGTCGCGCACCGCACCATTTGGTTTGGCAATACGACCAACCTGATGCAATTGAATGATGTGCGTTACAACTGGGCCGTGGGTTTGTATCAGCAAATGCGGGAAAATTTTTGGATTCCCCAACGCTTAGATATTACCCAGGATGTTACCGACTATTGGAATTTAACCGACGAAGAACGCTACGCTTTTGATGGTATTTTGTCGTATCTGACCTTTTTGGATTCTGTCCAGACCTGTAATATTCCCCACCTCAAAAGTAGTATTACAGCCCCGGAAATCAGTCTCTGTATGGCGGAGCAAATTTCCCAGGAAGGGATGCACAATCAGAGCTATCAGTACATGATTGAGACCATCATTCCTATGGAGCGCCGTAATGATGTTTACGGTTTTTGGCGGACGGATAAGGTTTTAAAAGAACGCTGTGAATTTATCGCCGGTCTCTACCAACAGTACGTTGATCAGCCGACCCAGGAAAACTATTTTGTTGCGTTACTGGCGGATTATTTACTGGAAGGCCTTTACTTCTACAATGGCTTTATCTATTTCTATAACTTGGCCTCGCGCATGTTGATGCCAGGCAGTGCCGATATTTTTAAAATGATTAACCGGGATGAATTGAGCCATGTGCGCCTCTACCAAAAATTAATCCCGGAGGCCATGCAGGTCTTTCCCCATTCCCTCGAGCAAATCTATGAAATGTTTGCCGGCGCTGTTGAGTACGAATGCGCCTGGACGAATCATATCGTAGGGGACAATATCCTAGGGATTACTGAAGCGAGTACGGAGCAATATACTAAATATCTGGCGAATAGTCGTTTACGGGCCATTGGTCTAGAGCCGCTCTACAAGGAAGCCAAGTATAGCAAGAGTCCCTATACTCACCTAGAGCGTTTTTCTGATACAAAAAAAGAGGCCCACACCAAGGCCAATTTCTTTGAGGCCACTGTCACCAGCTACGTGATGTCGTCGGGCATTACGGGTTGGGATGAAATTTAG
- a CDS encoding chemotaxis protein CheW, which produces MDNYRYLRFYLQDRPYALALELVKEIFLLPELIPLPEPPTDIVGVLNLRGKTVPMMHLAKRLGLAQPVCSPKDSVIIFEWQKLLVGLIVHGVDGVLEVSPKQLEAEPDYGHDNPVSTAFLQGLIRTEDTLVPLLNPETLIRAPAAVAQLGQVETETGDASILGNFYEQYAPHLTVSERQNLHQRSINLAQLSQGENKQEKAAFAVIQLSEALIAFPLEKIREFIDIEQYFPVPCAPAYIVGNINLRGEILTIVDIHSLLHLSFASKAKPRKAVVLEVEETSIGIVMDQVQDVIEIEVEALQAQALTHKERHLMGTILQQEKLVSVLDPARMIISLSALN; this is translated from the coding sequence ATGGATAATTATCGCTACCTCCGTTTTTACCTCCAAGACCGTCCCTACGCGCTGGCCCTAGAATTGGTCAAGGAAATCTTTTTATTACCAGAACTTATCCCCCTACCGGAGCCCCCTACGGATATCGTCGGCGTTTTGAACTTACGCGGCAAAACAGTACCGATGATGCATTTAGCTAAGCGCCTAGGCCTAGCCCAGCCCGTCTGTTCGCCGAAGGACAGTGTCATTATTTTCGAATGGCAGAAATTGCTCGTTGGCTTGATCGTCCATGGGGTTGATGGGGTTCTTGAAGTATCACCAAAGCAACTAGAGGCAGAACCGGATTATGGTCATGATAATCCGGTGAGTACCGCTTTTCTACAGGGCCTAATTCGTACCGAAGACACTTTAGTCCCTCTCCTCAATCCCGAAACGCTGATCCGTGCCCCAGCGGCCGTAGCCCAATTGGGCCAGGTAGAAACCGAAACTGGAGACGCCAGTATTTTAGGCAATTTTTATGAACAGTATGCCCCTCATCTGACGGTTTCAGAGCGTCAAAACCTGCATCAACGGAGTATCAATTTAGCCCAGCTTTCCCAAGGAGAAAACAAACAAGAAAAAGCTGCGTTTGCAGTGATTCAACTGTCCGAGGCGTTGATTGCTTTTCCCCTCGAAAAAATTCGAGAATTTATCGATATTGAGCAGTATTTTCCTGTTCCTTGTGCCCCAGCCTATATCGTCGGCAACATTAATTTACGGGGCGAAATCCTAACCATTGTTGATATTCATTCCCTTCTCCATCTTTCCTTCGCTTCTAAAGCCAAACCCCGTAAAGCAGTGGTACTAGAAGTTGAAGAAACCAGCATTGGAATTGTGATGGATCAGGTTCAGGATGTGATAGAAATAGAGGTCGAAGCCCTTCAAGCTCAGGCCCTAACCCATAAAGAGCGCCATCTCATGGGGACAATTCTCCAGCAAGAAAAACTAGTCAGTGTCCTAGATCCCGCTCGCATGATAATCAGCTTGAGTGCCCTCAATTAG
- a CDS encoding methyl-accepting chemotaxis protein, translating to MKIQTQGSIIIASILVLATLDAMLMILTGNIARDSTIVNQAGLVRGGTQRLVKLKLNNGKPEVINGLKQKTSQRINGLLNGDEALKLPPATDPVFRAALLDVQNEWKKIEGLLAQPAPNEAELFQLSETFFGTTDRMVGTAEAQAKNDEQLAKSLETLSLLLSFAVVVGAFLVLRNLTNTLKQTSSELAASSTEIAASISEQDKVISQQAASVNQTTTTMEELGASSRQSAEQANTAAASAQQALELSNSAKESIQTTVQGIGVLKKNVSSIAEKIIHLSEQTSQITTVSELVADIANQTNILALNAAVEAARAGEQGKGFSVVAQEVRKLADQSKQSAEKISFLIREIQASINSTVMVTDEGSKKAIESIRLANSTVRAFQRIADAIQNISMNTQQIALSSKQQAVGVQQAVSAMNAINLGAREAASSVTQVRAATQELSESAQSLKEMV from the coding sequence ATGAAAATTCAAACCCAGGGTTCCATTATTATTGCGAGCATTCTGGTGTTGGCGACCTTAGATGCCATGCTCATGATTTTAACTGGCAATATTGCGAGGGATTCTACCATTGTCAACCAAGCCGGTTTGGTTCGAGGGGGAACCCAGCGGTTAGTAAAGCTGAAATTAAACAATGGTAAGCCAGAGGTCATCAACGGCCTGAAGCAAAAAACCAGTCAGCGAATTAATGGCCTGCTTAACGGTGATGAGGCCCTCAAGTTACCTCCTGCTACCGATCCAGTCTTTCGAGCGGCCCTCCTCGATGTCCAAAACGAATGGAAAAAGATTGAAGGACTCCTAGCCCAGCCGGCCCCCAATGAAGCAGAGCTTTTTCAACTCAGTGAAACCTTTTTTGGGACAACGGACAGAATGGTGGGAACGGCCGAGGCCCAGGCCAAAAACGATGAGCAGTTGGCCAAGTCGTTAGAGACCCTTTCTCTACTGTTGTCCTTTGCGGTGGTTGTGGGGGCGTTTTTAGTTCTGCGGAATCTAACCAACACATTGAAGCAAACCTCGAGTGAACTGGCGGCATCTTCGACGGAAATTGCGGCTTCGATTTCAGAACAGGATAAGGTGATCTCTCAACAGGCCGCCTCGGTGAACCAAACCACCACCACCATGGAAGAATTGGGCGCCTCTTCCCGTCAATCAGCAGAACAAGCCAACACGGCGGCTGCCAGTGCCCAGCAGGCCCTAGAGCTTTCTAACTCTGCCAAAGAATCGATTCAAACCACGGTACAAGGGATTGGGGTTCTCAAGAAAAATGTCTCTTCCATTGCCGAAAAAATCATCCATTTAAGCGAACAGACCTCTCAAATCACAACAGTTTCGGAATTGGTGGCCGATATCGCCAACCAAACCAACATTTTGGCCCTGAATGCGGCAGTAGAGGCGGCACGGGCGGGAGAGCAGGGTAAAGGGTTCTCGGTGGTAGCCCAGGAAGTCCGTAAGTTGGCCGACCAGAGTAAACAATCGGCAGAAAAAATCAGCTTTCTGATTCGGGAAATTCAGGCCTCGATCAATAGCACGGTGATGGTCACCGATGAAGGTAGCAAGAAGGCCATTGAAAGCATCCGTTTGGCTAATTCAACAGTACGTGCTTTCCAACGCATTGCCGATGCTATCCAAAATATTTCCATGAATACCCAGCAAATTGCCCTCAGTTCCAAGCAACAGGCCGTTGGGGTACAGCAGGCCGTATCCGCCATGAATGCCATCAACCTAGGCGCTCGGGAGGCAGCGAGTAGCGTGACGCAAGTGAGAGCCGCCACCCAGGAACTCTCGGAATCGGCCCAGTCACTGAAGGAAATGGTCTAG